From the genome of Hymenobacter cellulosilyticus, one region includes:
- a CDS encoding IS1/IS1595 family N-terminal zinc-binding domain-containing protein has protein sequence MDQTICPKCQHKDATKSGIIAGRQRYRCKNCGYHFTVAKIGREVNTYYVVKALQLYLEGVSYREIERLLGVSHVSVMNWVKKYAVQAPRQTQARPTSQVLTQAELQAYFQQPENLVGAARWSPKPATSFW, from the coding sequence ATGGACCAGACCATTTGCCCCAAGTGCCAGCACAAGGACGCCACCAAGAGCGGCATTATTGCGGGGCGGCAGCGCTACCGGTGCAAGAACTGCGGCTACCATTTCACCGTGGCCAAGATAGGCAGGGAAGTCAATACCTACTATGTGGTCAAAGCCCTGCAGCTGTATCTGGAGGGTGTGAGCTACCGGGAAATTGAGCGCCTGCTGGGCGTGAGCCACGTGAGCGTGATGAACTGGGTGAAGAAGTACGCCGTGCAGGCCCCGCGCCAAACCCAGGCCCGGCCCACGTCCCAGGTGCTGACTCAGGCGGAGCTGCAGGCCTATTTTCAGCAGCCCGAAAACTTGGTGGGGGCGGCACGGTGGTCACCGAAGCCGGCGACAAGTTTCTGGTGA
- a CDS encoding flavin reductase family protein, which yields MTSAPTPFRTIDPATIKPSELHPFLVGAVAPRPVAFASTISADGSVNLSPYSFFNCFGSNPPILVFSPANRVRDNSQKHTLQNVREVPEVVIHICDYAMVEQMSLASTEYEKGVNEFVKAGFTEVPSQRVKPPRVAEAPAAFECVVEQVIELGQNNGAGNLVVCRVVLAHFREDIVLPSGTGIDPFKLDAIARLGGDWYCRAAGSSLFEVPKPNRNMGIGYDQLPEHLRTSDQLTGNNLGRLGNIEREALPTPEQVAAFRQEPLVAYTLNKHRGTPAELKKQLTLLGKQYLEEGKLLEAWKVLLLAE from the coding sequence ATGACCTCTGCCCCCACCCCGTTCCGCACCATCGACCCGGCCACCATCAAACCCAGTGAGCTGCACCCGTTTCTGGTGGGCGCCGTGGCACCACGCCCGGTGGCCTTTGCCAGCACCATCTCGGCCGATGGCAGCGTGAATCTGAGCCCCTACAGCTTCTTCAACTGCTTCGGCTCCAACCCGCCTATCCTGGTATTTTCGCCTGCCAACCGGGTGCGCGACAATTCCCAGAAGCACACCCTGCAAAACGTGCGCGAGGTGCCCGAAGTCGTCATCCACATCTGCGACTACGCCATGGTCGAACAAATGTCGTTGGCCAGCACCGAGTATGAGAAAGGCGTCAATGAGTTCGTCAAGGCGGGCTTTACCGAGGTGCCCAGTCAGCGCGTAAAGCCGCCGCGCGTGGCCGAAGCTCCGGCGGCCTTCGAGTGCGTAGTAGAGCAGGTTATCGAGCTGGGCCAGAACAACGGGGCCGGCAACCTGGTCGTCTGCCGCGTCGTGCTGGCCCACTTTCGCGAGGATATCGTGCTGCCCAGTGGCACCGGCATCGACCCGTTCAAGCTCGACGCCATTGCCCGCCTCGGCGGCGACTGGTACTGCCGGGCCGCGGGCAGCAGCCTGTTTGAAGTGCCCAAGCCCAACCGCAACATGGGCATCGGCTACGACCAGCTCCCTGAGCACCTGCGCACTTCCGACCAGCTTACCGGCAACAACCTGGGCCGCCTCGGCAACATCGAGCGCGAAGCCTTGCCCACACCCGAACAGGTAGCGGCCTTCCGGCAAGAGCCCCTGGTAGCCTACACGCTCAACAAGCACCGCGGAACACCGGCTGAGCTGAAGAAACAACTCACGCTGCTGGGCAAGCAGTATCTGGAGGAAGGCAAGCTACTGGAGGCCTGGAAAGTGTTGCTCTTGGCCGAGTAA
- a CDS encoding M28 family peptidase, which translates to MAPPHGPGFRFAPAADTLRLRQHLLALTSTPEPRNYLHLSSLNQAGGYIRQQLQAAGARLSEQPYAVQGNTYRNLIGSFGPENGPRLIIGAHYDVCGEQPGADDNGTGVAALLELARLLGQQPDLPYRIDLVAYTLEEPPFFRTKNMGSYVHAKTLHDAGVAVKGMVALEMLGYYDDRQHTQDYPVGPLKLVYGSRGNYVTVAQKFGNGRFGRQFARRYKAQAALPVKRFKAPAWLPGIDFSDHLNYWQFDYPAVLLTDTAFYRNKHYHEPTDTLDRLDMRRLGLSVEALLAVVLAL; encoded by the coding sequence GTGGCTCCCCCTCACGGCCCAGGCTTCCGCTTTGCCCCGGCCGCCGATACCCTGCGCCTGCGCCAGCACCTGCTGGCCCTGACCAGCACGCCCGAGCCCCGCAACTACCTGCACCTGAGTAGCCTCAACCAGGCGGGCGGCTATATCCGCCAGCAGCTGCAGGCCGCCGGAGCCCGCCTCAGCGAGCAGCCCTACGCGGTGCAGGGCAACACCTACCGGAACCTGATTGGCTCCTTTGGGCCCGAAAACGGCCCGCGCCTGATTATCGGGGCGCACTACGACGTGTGCGGCGAGCAGCCCGGGGCCGACGACAACGGTACCGGCGTGGCGGCGTTGCTGGAGCTGGCCCGCCTGCTGGGGCAGCAGCCGGACTTGCCCTACCGCATCGACTTAGTAGCCTACACCCTGGAGGAGCCGCCATTTTTCCGCACCAAAAACATGGGCAGCTACGTGCACGCCAAGACCCTGCACGACGCCGGGGTGGCCGTGAAAGGCATGGTGGCCCTGGAAATGCTGGGCTACTACGACGACCGTCAACACACCCAGGATTACCCCGTGGGCCCGCTCAAGCTGGTCTACGGCAGCCGGGGCAACTACGTAACGGTGGCGCAGAAATTCGGGAATGGGCGCTTCGGCCGGCAGTTTGCCCGCCGCTACAAGGCTCAGGCGGCTTTGCCAGTGAAGCGCTTCAAGGCCCCGGCCTGGCTGCCCGGCATCGACTTCTCCGACCACCTCAACTACTGGCAATTCGACTACCCGGCCGTGCTGCTCACCGACACGGCATTTTACCGCAACAAGCACTACCACGAGCCCACCGACACGCTCGACCGGCTCGACATGCGCCGCCTGGGCCTGAGCGTGGAGGCCCTGTTGGCCGTGGTGCTGGCCCTCTGA